The sequence GTTTCGAGGAGTTTAACAGAAAGATTCGCCAACCAGGCGGGTTCTACCTGCCCAACGGCCCCCGCGAGCGTAAGTTCACGACCGAAACGGGTAAGGCCAATTTTTCGGTAACCCAGCTGGAGCCGCACCGGCTTGAGCCCGGCCAACTGGTGCTGATGAGCATCCGCAGTCACGATCAGTTCAACACCACCATCTACGATTATAACGACCGCTACCGTGGCGTGTATAATGAACGGCGGGTGATTTTTCTGAACCCGGACGACATGAAGACGCTGGGCATCGCCGAGCAGGAACTGGTCAACATCACGAGTCATTTTGAGGGGCAGCAGCGTCATCTGGCCAAGTTTGTGGCGATTCCCTACGCCATTCCGAAGGGCAATGCGGCGGCTTATTACCCCGAGGTAAACCCGCTGGTACCGGTGGGCAGCGTGGCCGACGTGAGCAACACGCCCACCTCGAAGTTTGTGGTGATCACCCTGACGCCAACCCGCGAAATGTACCCTTCAGCGAACTTCACATCCGCTTAACCGACATTGGTGTGCAACTCGCGGGGCTGGCTGTTATCTTTGACAAAATGCCCCGCGAGACCCCTCTACCGATGAATCCAGTTGAAACCTCATTGCCGATCAGCGACCTGACTCCCGCGCCGCTGCCCGACGAAATCGCCGGGAAAAAGGAGAAAAAGGACAAGGAGAAGAAAAAGAAGAAAAAAGCCAGTCGGGGTATCGAGACCATGTACCGCACGACGCTCGCCAACCACCTGCGGCTGAGCGAGATGGCCGACCAGAAAGCCAACCTGATGATTTCGATCAACACCATTCTGGTGTCGATCATCATGTCGTCGTTTTTCAAGCCGGTGGGTGGCATGGAGAACCTGGTCATTCCCGAAATCATGCTGCTCGTGGTGAGCCTCGTCACGGTGGTTATTTCACTGTTTGCGACCAAGCCAAACTATGCCCCGCCCGCAACCCGCAACGTGGGCGACCGCCCGCTCGACCTGCTTTTCTTCGGCGATTATACGCAACTGACTGTCCAGGAATACCGCGAGGCCGTGCGTGACCTCACCAGCGACGAGAAGCGCCTGTACGAGAGCCTGAGTAATAACATTTATGCGCAGGGCAAGGTATTACACAAGAAATACCGGCTGCTCACGGTGGCCTACACCTTCTTCATGATTGGCTTCTCCATCGTGGTCATCAGCAGCGTCATTGTGCTGCTAATGGGGAATAGATAGTTCGTTGTCATTTGGCTTCGCCGTCATTCGTTGTCATTGATGGTCATTCGTTGTGAAAAACAATAAATGACTACCAATGGCCATGAATGACAACGAATGACCATCAATGACAACGAATGACAGCGCAGCGAATGACCATCAATGACGGCGAAGCCAAATGACAACGAATCCCATTTCTCCTACTTCAACCCTTTGATCTGCACACTGGCGCTTTCGTTGGGCGCAAATACCCGCTGCACGTATTTGGGATTGGTGATGGTTTCGTAAAACTCATCGAGGTAGCGAAGCGTGTCGCGGATATAGGCCGGATCCAGATTCGGGTTGTTTTGGAAAAGCGCGTAGAACTGCGGCTTCAGGGCAACAAACCGGTCGAGCACTCGATTCAGGGCGGGCAGGGTGAACGCAGGCCCCCGATACACCCGGTCGCGCACCGATTCGATGTTCAGCTGTTCGGCGGGGCGGGCGTAGCGGGCATTTACGATGCCCGCGTGGTCGAAATCATAAGGAGCTACCAGCGGCCGGGGCTTCGTGGAATCGATCAGCGTGCGAATGTTGTGCTGAAACGGCACCGACCAGTCGGTATTGCCAATCATATACTCAAACACCGACACCGT comes from Fibrella aestuarina BUZ 2 and encodes:
- a CDS encoding Pycsar system effector family protein produces the protein MNPVETSLPISDLTPAPLPDEIAGKKEKKDKEKKKKKKASRGIETMYRTTLANHLRLSEMADQKANLMISINTILVSIIMSSFFKPVGGMENLVIPEIMLLVVSLVTVVISLFATKPNYAPPATRNVGDRPLDLLFFGDYTQLTVQEYREAVRDLTSDEKRLYESLSNNIYAQGKVLHKKYRLLTVAYTFFMIGFSIVVISSVIVLLMGNR